The window GTGACGTACTTGAAAAATATAATGGGAAAAATATATATCAGGTAAATGACCTTGAGATATTTGCCTACCCTCTTACCAACGAGAGCATAGACCTTCAGTTAAAAAGAAACGGTGAAAGTAAAAATATTAGTTTCAAACCCGACAGAATGTCCGGATATAAGCTGGGCTTTTCACCTAAAGCAGAAAATGGCAATGATTCAAATGTAGTTGCAAACGTAAGCAGCAAATCTCCGGCAAAAAAGGCAGGAGTTAAGGATGGAGACAGGATTGTAAAGCTTAACGGAACACCTGTTAATTCCCGTCAGGATATAGCAAGTGCTCTGGACAAGATAAAGTTGAATAATGTTACCATAACAGTCAACAGAAACGGTAAGGATGTTAATTTGACTCCTGTAGTACCTATGCAGGGTAAAAACCCGGAATACTATGCAATAGGGGTTGACTTCAATCATGCAAAAAGCGGAATATTTGCAACTTTGGGGCAATCAGTAAAATACAATATATCTATTGCAAGATCAATATATTACTCAATCGGATGGCTGTTTACGGGTACAGTTCCGGCAAGTGACCTTATGGGGCCTGTAGGAATTACTACTACAATAAAAGATGTAGTGCAACAGGGGCCGTCAGTAATGGATAAACTATTAAACCTCTTATCGTTTACTGCTATGATTAGTTTGAACCTTGGATTGGTAAATCTTATACCATTTCCGGCGCTGGACGGAAGCAAGCTGGTACTTCTTCTTGTTGAGGGTATCCGTAAGAAACCACTGAGTCCTGAGAGAGAAGCGCTAATATCCATGATAGGCTTTGTATTTCTTATAATGCTAATGATATATGCAACCTTTAATGATATATTAAGAATAGGAAGAGGATAGGGTTTTAAATTGGAAGATTATATACAAAGAAAGAAAACCAAAAAAATAAGAGTTGGAGATATCTTCGTTGGAGGAGATTCTCCAATCTCTGTTCAATCTATGACAAATACTGATACAAGGGACATTAAGGCTACCGTTGACCAGATAAAGAGCCTTGAAGCTGCCGGATGTGATATAGTCCGGCTGGCAATTCTTGACAATGAAGCTGCAACTGCAATAGGCGAAATAAAAAAACTTGTAAAAATTCCTCTTGTTGCTGATATTCATTATGATTACAGACTTGCAGTAGAATGTATGAAAAACGGCGTAGACAAAATAAGACTCAATCCGGGTAATATCGGAGGAAATGACAGGGTTAAAATAGTAGCAGGTATGGCGAAGGAGAGAGGAATACCTATCAGAATAGGTGTTAACTCCGGCTCAGTTGAGAAAGGTATTCTGGATAAATTCGGCGGTGTAACAGCTGAGGGAATGGTGGAAAGTGCTTTGGCTCATGTAGCTATGCTGGAAAATGTAGATTTTAATGACATAGCAAT of the Ruminiclostridium papyrosolvens DSM 2782 genome contains:
- the rseP gene encoding RIP metalloprotease RseP, whose product is MGILLAILALSFLIIIHELGHFLVAKAFNVKVNEFSLFMGPKIFSFVRGETTYSLRLIPLGGYVKMEGEEEASEDDRAFNRKPIGVRAAIIAAGPIMNIIIAVVFAFIIMAHSGFYTNQVKTVLAGSAGEKAGIQVGDVLEKYNGKNIYQVNDLEIFAYPLTNESIDLQLKRNGESKNISFKPDRMSGYKLGFSPKAENGNDSNVVANVSSKSPAKKAGVKDGDRIVKLNGTPVNSRQDIASALDKIKLNNVTITVNRNGKDVNLTPVVPMQGKNPEYYAIGVDFNHAKSGIFATLGQSVKYNISIARSIYYSIGWLFTGTVPASDLMGPVGITTTIKDVVQQGPSVMDKLLNLLSFTAMISLNLGLVNLIPFPALDGSKLVLLLVEGIRKKPLSPEREALISMIGFVFLIMLMIYATFNDILRIGRG